One Tistrella mobilis genomic window, TGGAGCTGGAGACGGCATGAGGCGCACAGTTTCCGCGAACGCTGACGCCCTTGGCCTGAAATCGGCTGATTGGGAATAATAATTACGGACTATTGTGCGACCAAGTTAGCAGGATAGCGGATTATGAGTCACTCTGGAAAACAGTGGGAGCCTATCTCTATGGTATCGCCGATGCTTGTCCGCTCTAACTATGGTGGCCACTGTCTTTGGTGCCCGGGCTTAGTAATAAAAAGATGCCGATGAGGCACGTCGTTCCGGGTACAGGACTTCTGCTCTCCGCGGATGCGAGGATCGAATACTTTTTGCAGCTCAACTGACAAAGCGCATAAGCATATTTACATCCATGCATAGATACATTTAACCTGCCCCCTCGTAGTTCGCGCCAATAAGGAGACCGCCGATGCCCGTCATCGCGCTCGCCAACAGCAAAGGCGGGGTGGGGAAGTCGACCACCGCCCTGGTCCTTGCGCAGGTGTTTGCGGCCCAGGGCGCCGGGGTGACGCTGCTCGATGCCGACCCGAACCAGCCGCTTGGGGCCTGGGCGGCACGGGATCCCGAGCGGGTGCCGGCCCTGCTCCGGGTGGTGCCTGATGTGACGGAAGAAAACATCCTCGATCACATCGACAGTGCCGCGGCCCGTGATCCCTTCGTGATCGTGGATCTGGAGGGCACGGCCAATATGGCGGTGTCCTATGCGATCGGCCGGGCGGACCTGGTGCTGATCCCCATGCGCGGATCCCAACTGGATGCGGATCAGGGGGCGCGGGTCATCAAGGTGATCGCCCGCCAGGCTCAGGCCTTCCGCAGGACGATCCCCTATGCGGTCCTCTTCACCTGCACGAGCGTCCTCAGGGGACGGGACTTCCGCCATATTGCGGCCAGTCTTCAGGATGCCGGCATCCCCATTCTGCCGGCGGAGATGGTCGAGCGTGCGGCTTTCCGGGCGATCATGCAGATCGGAGGCACCATCTATGACCTCGGCCCGGGCGACGTCGCCAATCCCGAAGCGGCGATCGAGAATGCGGAAGCCGTCGCGGCGGCTGTGGTGGACTATTTGAAGGGACATGTGAAGGGAGATGGGGCATGAGCGAGAGCAAGCGCGACAGCGCCCGCAAGCGCGCCACCCTGGATCTCAGTGGCTTTGCTCCGACGCCGGCCAAGCCGGCCGCGGCCGATGTCGCTGCCGCAATCGGACGCGAGGCCGGGTTCACCTCCCGGGCGGCTTCTGTTTCCACTCCGACGCCCACTCCCACTCCGACACCCGCGCCGCGCCGTGATGCCCGCATGACCATCGTGCTGCCGGCGGGTCTGCATGACTGGCTCCGCGAGCAGGCTTTTCACCGCGGCACATCGATGCGCGGGGTGATCATGGCGGCGCTCAAGGAGGCCGGGGCGCCGGTCGATGACGACGATCTCCACGATCGACGCCAGACACGCGACTGAGTTCGGCAGAGGTCAGGCCGCAAGGGGATGGGGGCGTGTTGCCCTCATCCCCTTTGTGTTGTCCGGAAAGAGCTGGGGCGCCCCACGCGACGGTTGCGAATCATGTCTGGCCAATCTTGTTCAGAATCGGCTAGCATTCAGCCCGATGGTGATTCGACGGCGACGCAGCATCCTTTCGCGGAACCGACGAAGCCCAGATGCAACCGACAACCACCCCTTGTATCGAATCGCGATTTCTATCTCAGATTCTAGGCGGGGGACAGAAAACGGTTGCTGACTCGTACATCACGACGTTACAGATAACCGATGGCACAGAATCAGCTAGCCCTACGACAGCAAGCACATCGTGACCGGCAGGCAGCTGCCGGACGTGGTCTCTTGCATACCTATGTTCCTGGCGAGCTTCTCAGCGAGTTGGATCGTCTGAAGGAGCGAGAGGGAATGCCGAATCGGAGTGTGCTGGTTGCACAAGCGCTGAAGGAATTTATCGAACGCAGGCAGGCTGAAAAGTAAAAGCCTCGGTCGCGCCAACGACCGAGGCTTTCAGAGATTGAGTGCAAGAGCCGCGATACCGCTATCAGAACCAGCCCTACACGTACAGCTCTGATGATAGCGG contains:
- a CDS encoding CopG family ribbon-helix-helix protein, with protein sequence MAQNQLALRQQAHRDRQAAAGRGLLHTYVPGELLSELDRLKEREGMPNRSVLVAQALKEFIERRQAEK
- a CDS encoding ParA family protein, which encodes MPVIALANSKGGVGKSTTALVLAQVFAAQGAGVTLLDADPNQPLGAWAARDPERVPALLRVVPDVTEENILDHIDSAAARDPFVIVDLEGTANMAVSYAIGRADLVLIPMRGSQLDADQGARVIKVIARQAQAFRRTIPYAVLFTCTSVLRGRDFRHIAASLQDAGIPILPAEMVERAAFRAIMQIGGTIYDLGPGDVANPEAAIENAEAVAAAVVDYLKGHVKGDGA